DNA from Streptomyces sp. NBC_01260:
GAGAGCACGCGTGACGCGCAGCGTGTACGTGACCGGGATCGACCGGGGAGACGGCCGCCAGGTCGTCGATCTGGGAGTCATGGAGCTCCTGACGCGTCAGGTGGACCGGGTCGGAGTGTTCCGCCCGCTGGTCCACGACGATCCCGACCGGCTGTTCGAGCTGCTGCGGGCCCGCTACCGGCTCTCCCAGGACCCGGGCACGGTCTACGGTCTCGACTACCACGAGGCCTCCGCGATCCAGGCGGAGCAGGGTACCGACGAACTCGTCTCCCGGCTCGTCGACCGCTTCCACCGGGTGGCACAGAAGTACGAGGTGGTCCTCGTGCTCGGCACCGACTTCGCGGCCACCCAGCTCCCCGACGAGCTGGCCCTCAACGCCCGGCTCGCCAACGAGTTCGGCGCCTCGGTGATCGCGGTGGTCGGCGGCCAGGACCAGAACGCGGAGTCCGTGCGGGCCGAGACGCGCAATGCCTACCGCGCGTACGCCGGTCTGGGCTGCGACGTCGTCGCAATGGTGGTGAACCGGGTGGCCTCCGCGGACCGCGAGGTCATCGCGGACCGGCTCGGGGCCACGCTGCCCGTCCCCTGTTCGGTGCTGCCCGACGATCCGGCCCTCTCCGCGCCGACGGTCGCCCAGATCACCGCGACGCTGGACGGGACGGTGCTGCTCGGCGACGACGCGGGGCTGGCCAGGGACGCGCTGGACTTCGTGTTCGGCGGCGCGATGCTGCCGAACCTGCTGAACGCGCTGACGCCGGGCTGCCTGGTGGTGACGCCCGGGGACCGGTCCGATCTGGTGGTCGGCTCGCTGGCCGCGCACAGCGCCGGGACGCCGCCCATCGCGGGCCTGCTGCTGACGCTGAACGAACGGCCCGGCGAGGAGATACTCAAGCTGGCCGCACGGCTCGCACCGGGTACCCCGGTCGTCGCGGTGGCCGACGGTTCCTTCCCCACCGCCCAGAAGCTCTTCGCCCTGGAGGGCAAGCTGAACGCGGCGACGCCGCGCAAGGCCGAGACAGCGCTGGGACTCTTCGAGCGCCATGTCGACACCGGGGCGCTCCTCGACCGGATATCGGTCGCCCGCAGCGGCCGGGTCACGCCGATGATGTTCGAGCACGAACTGCTGGAGCAGGCCCGCGCGCACCGGCGCCGGGTGGTCCTGCCCGAGGGCACCGAGGAACGGGTGCTGCGCGCCGCCGACGTACTGCTGCGGCGTGACGTCTGCGATCTCACGCTGCTCGGCGACCCCGACGTCATCCGCAAGAAGGCCGCCGACCTCGGCATCGATCTGGCCGGCACCCAGCTCGTCGACCCGCAGACCTCCGAGCTGCGCCAGGCCTTCGCGGAGCGGTACGCGCAGCTGCGCGCCCACCGCGGGGTCACGGTCGAGCTCGCGTACGACGTCGTCTCGGACGTCAACTACTTCGGCACCCTGATGGTCCAGGAGGGGCTCGCGGACGGCATGGTCTCGGGGGCCGCGCACTCCACGGCGGCGACCATCCGGCCTGCCTTCGAGATCATCAAGACGAAGCAGGGGGGCACCTCCCAGGGCGAAGCCTCTGGGGGAGCCTCGATCGTCTCCTCGGTCTTCTTCATGTGCCTCGCCGACAAGGTCCTGGTGTACGGGGACTGCGCGGTCAACCCGGACCCGGACGCGGAGCAGCTCGCGGACATCGCCGTCCAGTCCGCGGTCACCGCCGCCCGCTTCGGCGTGGAGCCCAGGATCGCGATGCTCTCGTACTCGACGGGGACCTCGGGCACGGGAGCGGACGTCGACAAGGTCCGCGAGGCGACGGATCGGGTGCGCGCGAGCCGCCCGGACCTGATGATCGAGGGCCCGATCCAGTACGACGCGGCGGTGGAGCCGAGCGTCGCCGCGACGAAGCTGCCCGGCTCCGAGGTGGCGGGCCAGGCGACCGTCCTGATCTTCCCGGACCTGAACACCGGAAACAACACCTACAAGGCCGTGCAGCGCTCGGCGGGAGCGGTGGCCGTCGGGCCGGTCCTCCAGGGGCTGCGCAAACCCGTCAACGACCTGTCCCGGGGCGCACTGGTGCAGGACATCGTCAACACCGTGGCGATCACGGCGATCCAGGCACAGGGCGAGGAGCGACCCGCATGACCATCCCGAACACCGAGGACGCCACCCCCGCGGCCGGCCGGGTGCTCGTCCTCAACTCCGGCTCCTCCTCCCTGAAGTACCAGCTCCTGGACATGCGCGACCAGTCCCGGCTCGCGTCCGGGCTGGTCGAACGGATCGGCGAGGAGACCTCCCGGCTCGTCCACACCCCGCTGGCCGGCGGCGGTGGCGAGAGCAGGGAGCGCACCGGCCCGATCCCCGACCACGACGCGGCGCTCAGGGCGGCCGCCGAGGAGCTGGCCGCCGACGGGCTCGGCCTGGACTCCCCCGAACTCGCGGCGATCGGCCACCGGGTGGTGCACGGCGGGCTGCGGTTCACCGAGCCGACCGTGATCACCGACGAGGTGCTCACCGAGATCGAGCGCCTGGTCCCGGTGGCGCCGCTGCACAACCCGGCGAACATCACCGGCATCCGCACCGCCCGGGCGCTGCGCCCCGACCTGCCGCAGGTGGCGGTCTTCGACACCGCGTTCCACACCACGATGCCGGAGTACGCGGCCCGGTACGCGATCGACGTGGAGACGGCCGACGCGCACCGGATCAGGCGCTACGGATTCCACGGCACCTCGCACGCGTACGTCTCGCGCAAGACGGCCGCGCTGCTGGGCCACGCGCCCGAGGACGTCAACGTCATCGTGCTCCACCTGGGCAACGGCGCCTCGGCCTCCGCGGTGGCGGGCGGCCGGTGCGTGGAGACTTCGATGGGACTGACCCCCTTGGAGGGGCTGGTCATGGGTACGCGATCGGGAGACATCGATCCGGCCGTCACCTTCCACCTCAAGCGGGTGGCGGGAATGTCGGCGGACGAGATCGACGTCCTGCTCAACAAGAAGAGCGGTCTGGTCGGCCTCTGCGGCGACAACGACATGCGGGAGATCCGGCGCCGGATCGACGAGGGCGACGCACGTGCCGCGCTCGCCTTCGACATCTACGTCCACCGGCTGAAGAAGTACATCGGCGCCTATTCGGCGGTCCTCGGCCGGGTGGACGCCGTGGTGTTCACGGCGGGGGTCGGCGAGAACTCGGCACCGGTACGGGAGGCTGCGATCGCCGGTCTGGAGGAGCTCGGCCTGGTGGTGGACGCGGATCTCAACGCCGTACGGTCCAGCTCACCGCGGCTGATCTCGCCGGATTACGCACGGGTCGCGGTCGCCGTGGTGCCGACGGACGAGGAGCTGGAGATCGCCGGCCAGACCTTCGCACTGGTCGACAACTGAGCGCACCCGCGCCCCTTTGTATCTTCCACCAGCCGGAATATTCCGCAGCGAAACAAACCGATAGGATCCGCCTCATGCGCCGTTCCAAAATCGTCTGCACCCTCGGTCCCGCCGTCGACTCCCATGAGCAGCTCGTCGCTCTGATCGAGGCCGGCATGAGCGTGGCCCGATTCAACTTCAGTCACGGTTCCCACGCGGAGCACCAGGGTCGTTACGACCGGGTCCGCAAGGCCGCCGCCGAGACCGGCCGGGCGGTCGGCGTACTCGCCGACCTCCAGGGCCCGAAGATCCGCCTGGCGAAGTTCGCCGAGGGCCCTGTCGAACTGGTCCGCGGGGACGAGTTCGTCATCACCGCCGAGGACGTCCCCGGGGACAAGTCGATCTGCGGCACCACCTACAAGGGCCTGCCCGGCGACGTCGCCAAGGGCGACCCGATCCTGATCAACGACGGCAACGTCGAGCTGAAGGTCGTCTCCGTCGACGGCCCCCGGGTCCGCACCATCGTCATCGAGGGCGGGGTGATCTCCGACCACAAGGGGATCAACCTGCCGGGCGCCGCGGTCAACGTCCCGGCCCTGTCCGAGAAGGACATCGACGACCTCCGCTTCGCCCTGAAGATGGGCTGCGACCTGGTCGCGCTCTCCTTCGTCCGGGACGCCGGTGACGTCAAGGACGTCCACAAGATCATGGACGAGGAGGGCCGCCGGGTCCCCGTCATCGCCAAGGTCGAGAAGCCGCAGGCCGTCGAGAACATGGAGGGCGTCGTCGCGGCGTTCGACGGTGTGATGGTCGCCCGTGGCGACCTCGCCGTCGAGTACCCGCTGGAGAAGGTCCCGATGGTGCAGAAGCGCCTGGTGGAACTCTGCCGCCGGAACGCCAAGCCGGTGATCGTCGCGACCCAGATGATGGAGTCGATGATCACCAACTCCCGTCCGACCCGCGCCGAGGCGTCCGACGTCGCGAACGCGATCCTGGACGGAGCGGACGCGGTCATGCTCTCCGCGGAGTCCTCCGTGGGCGCGTACCCGATCGAGACGGTCAAGACGATGTCGAAGATCGTCGTCGCCGCCGAGGAGGAGCTGCTCTCCAAGGGCCTCCAGCCGCTGGTGCCGGGCAAGAAGCCCCGCACCCAGGGCGGTTCGGTGGCCCGTGCGGCCTGCGAGATCGCGGACTTCCTGAACGGTGCGGCCCTGGTCGCCTTCACCCAGTCCGGCGACACCGCCCGCCGCCTCTCCCGCTACCGCGCGGCCCAGCCCATTCTGGCCTTCACCACCGACGAGTCCACCCGCAACCAGCTGGCCCTCAGCTGGGGCGTCGAGGCCCATGTGGTCCCGCACGTGGACAACACGGACGCGATGGTGGAGCTGGTCGACGCGGAGCTGCTGAAGCTGAACCGCTACAACGCCGGCGACACGATGGTCATCACGGCCGGCTCGCCCCCCGGCGTCCCGGGCACGACCAACATGGTGCGCGTGCACCACGTGGGCGGCCAGGGCCGCGACTGACCGCACAGCGGTCCCGTACACGAGGCGAGGGCGGTGCCCCGGTTCCCAGGAACCGGGGCACCGCCCTCGCCTCGTGCATCACAGGACTAGCCGTTGCCGCCCGTGAAGTAGTTCTGGAGTCCCGGCACCGTCAGCGTGCCGCCGAACTGGCCGGCCTGCGTCACCTTCACGTGGGTGAAGAAGGCGAACGGCACGTTCAGCGGGGGCGGGGTCTCGGGGCTGAACGTGATCGGGATGAGGCCGAAGAGGTTGCCCTTCAGCTCCTCCGTGTACATCGTCACCGTGCCGTCGCGGATGGTGGAGGTGGACCCCTTCCGCGCCTTCACATGACCGGTGACGCCCGACTGCGGGCCGACCGTCAGCTGGTGGAGGTCCTTGATGTCGACCGAGGAGGCGGTGAACTTCAGCACCTTCTTCGTGCTGCCGTCACCCTTCTCCACCTCCACGATGCCCTTGTAGTCGAGTCCGCTCAGGGTGAGCAGCGAACTCTCCAGGATCCACGGGTCGTTCGGGAGCCGGGGGATGCCCTGCTCCAGATCGGCCGCGGCCAGTGCCTTCGGGTCGGCGGTCGGGCACGGGAAGGAGGGCTTGGCGCCGTCCGGGATGTCCTCGTCCTTCTTGGGGTCGAGTCCCTTGACGTCCTTGTCCAGCTCCTCGACCGGCTTGCCGGCCTTGCCCGCCGCCTCGCGGATGGCGTCGGTGGTCTTGTCGACCGTGTCCTTCGCGGCGTCCGTGGCCTTCTCGACGGGCTTGTCGGCCTTGTCCGTCTTCGCCTTGCCGGTGGCGCTCGCGGACGGCTTCGGGGACGCGGTGGTGGCGCTCGGGGACGGACTGGCCGTCTCCTTGTCCGGTCCGTCGAAGAGGTCCTTGAGGGCGTCGCCCAGCCCCAGCGGGTCGAGCGGGTTCTTCGACTTGGTGGGCGAAGGGGTCGCGCTCGGCTTCGCGACCTCGGCGTCGGTGCTCTTCTTCGCCGAACCGGTCGCCTTGTCGGTTCCCTTGTCGCCCGAGGTGCTCGCCGACGGGCTGGACGAGGGCTTCGGGGTGGCCCCGTCGCTCTTGTCCGGCGTGGCCTTGTCGCTCGCGGTGGCGGACGGGGAGGGCGACTTCGTCGCGGACGCGGAGGGCGACGGCGACTCGCTCGGCTCGTCGGAGCGGGTCACGCAGGGGCCCGGCGCGAAGGGGATGTCCGCGTTGTCGTCGGCCATCGCCAGCTTCGGAGTGAGCCCCATGCCGACGAACACCGCGGTCGGCATCGCGGCGAGCGCGAACGCCTTCTTGCCCGCGGGCATGTGGAGCTTCGTCAGCAGTGACCTCTTGGGGGCGGCGTGGCGGGGCCCTCTTCGCTCCTGGAGCCCGCTCGCGCCCACGGTGTCCGCCTGATTGTCGTCACCCCGCACGATGGCTCCCGCCGTCGACCTCGACTGTCGTGTCGTACTTCGCCTGCTCCTGCTGGGGAACGGCGCTCCCGTAGAGCTCGCCCCCGGAGTGTTCGGCGGTCTGCTCGTCCTTCGTGAACGAGAGGCCCTCCGGTGCCGCTTCGGCGGGAACTCCCGCCGCGGGCGCGGCCTCGTCCGTCCCCGGCTCACCAGGAGCCCAGGAGAGGGAGAGCGCGCCGCCGAGCAGGGCGAAGAGGAAGCCGATCAGGAAGCCGCCGATGTTGGCGACGGGGATCGAGATCAGCGCGAGGAGGATCGCCGCGACGCCCGCGAACACTCGGACGATGCTGTGGAACCACATCGTCAGGCCCAGCGTGATGAGCAGGACTCCGATGATGAGCGACCCGGCGCCCGCGGTGGTGGACATGGCCAGCGTCACGTTGCCGAGGTGCATGTTCGCGTACGGGAAGTACGCGATGGGTACTCCGCCCAGCATGGTGAACAGACCCGCCCAGAACGGCCGGTTACCCCGCCAGGTGCGGAACGTCCGCCGGAAGACGCTGAGGTAGTGCTCGTTCTGCCCTTGGGATTCGGGGCTCATGGAAAACAGCTCCCTGGAACCGGTACTGCCGTGAGAAAGAGAAGGGTGGGTGGCCGGAAGGCAGTGCGTCCCCCGGCCACCCTGGCGGGTGCCTAGTGGTAGCACTCCGTGTCTGTGCCCTTGTGCAGGCGCAGCTTCAGACCGCTGAGGTTGAAGGTGCCGGCCGTCGTGGCCCACGCCTTCTGCTTGACGCCGGTCAGCACGGCCTCCTCGGCGCGCTGGGAGAACCCGTTGGGGTTGGCCTGGGTGCCGGGCTGGATGCCCGTGCCCTTGTCCGTGCGCGGCAGCGAACCCGCGGCCACACCGATGTCGATGTTCTTGAACTTGGCGTCGGCGTCGAGCTGCGACACATCGAGGTAGAGGCCCTCGGCGTAGACAGGATCGTGGCCCTTGCCACCCGCCTCCAGCCTCATGGTGACGGTGCCGAGGCCAAACGGCAGGTTGGGTGTGGCGACCGACTGGCACATGTTCGTGATGGTGGCCTTGCTGAAGCCCGACACCGCCACGGCGTGCCCCCCGCCCGGGAGCTTGGGGTCGGAGCCGCGTTCGGCGGCCACGTTGCCGTACTGCACGAAGTCGTAGCCGTGGAGCTCATCGGCCGTGACCTTGAAGTCCTGCCCGGACACGCTGAACGACGCGGCGAGCGCGCCCTGTGCCAGACCCACACCCACCGCGGCGGTGGCTATGACGCTCGGCACCATGACGACAGCGAAACGCTTCCATCTCGTGCCACCGCGAACCTGGGAACTCATACTTTTCCTCCTTCTCGGACGTACATCTCCGGTCTGGCATCCTGCCCGACCTGGGATGGGAGAAGTGCTACGTCCTCGGAAAGGAGAGCGCCCGCGAACGGGACGTGAACCGCGCCCGAATCACCGGCGATCACCCCCGAGCGACAACCACTGGCCACGCGTTCGCGCAACCTCTTCGGACAGGCCCTGCGAGTCAGCAGGAACCCCCCTGTCCGGAGCCGGCACCACTGCCGCCGGCCCACCCGGTGGGGACCCAACGGAGCCGCCGGCACCGACTGGCAGCCGGACTGGCGGTATTGGACCGAGCGTGGCCGATCGTGGTCCATTCGCGGCCGTGACACAAGGGGGCTCGTTACTCACTGGTAACGGCGCGATAACCCGCCCACGACCGGGCGGTACCGACCGGCCACACACGGTTGCCCCGGACCCGCAGACGAATCACGGCATTGACGAGCGAAATCGGACAGATCCCAGTGTGCGATTTACTCGGAGTAACAGCCCGTGCTTTTATCAAGATTTGGTAAAGCGAGGGCCTCTCTTATCGCCCCGACGCGAAAACGGCCGCGACTCCGGGGAGGAGTCGCGGCCGTGTTGTCAGATCAGAACAAGACGCGTGCGAGGGCGGTGCGTGCGGCGCCGACTCGGGGATCATCGGGGCCGATCACCTCGAAGAGCTCCAGCAGCCGCACCCGTACCCGGTCGCGGTCGTCACCGAAAGTCCGGCGGACCGTCTCGACGAGACGCCCGAACGCGTCCTCGACATGACCGCCCACCAGATCCAGGTCGGCCGCGGCGAGCTGGGCCGGCACATCGGCCGGGTTCTCGGCGGCGTCCTTGCGGACCTGCTGCGGGTCCGTCTTCTGGACCCGGGCCAGGAGCTCCGCCTGGGCGAGGCCGAGCTTGGCCTCGCTGTTGGCCGGTTCGTCGGAGAGGACGTTCTTGTACGCCTGGACGGCGCCCGCGAAGTCATTGGCGTCCAGCGCCTGCGCGGCCGCCTCCAGCAGGGCGTCGTACGGGCCGACGGGTACCGGGGCGGGCTCCTGCGCGGCCGCGTCGGGAGCCGCCGCGTCCTGGTCGACGACGATGCCGGTGAGTCCGAACCGCTCCTCGCCGACCTGGATCAGCTGGTCCAGGGTCTGCCGGATCTGGGACTCGGGGGCCGCGCCCTGGAAGAGCGGCAACGCCTGACCGGCCACGACCGCGAAGACCGCCGGGATGCCCTGGATCCCGAACTGCTGCATCAGCATCTGGTTGGCGTCGACATCGACCTTGGCCAGCACGAAGCGGCCGTTGTACTCCTGGGCCAGCCGCTCCAGGAGCGGCCCCAACTGCTTGCACGGCTCGCACCACTCGGCCCAGAAGTCGATGACGACGGGGACTTCGGCGGAGCGTTGCAGGACGTCGTTCTCGAAGCCCGCCTCGTCGACGTCGAACACGAGGGAGGAAGCGGGTACGGCTGCGGGGCCACCCTGCCGGGCGGACTCGGCACGGGCCTGCTCCGCCTTCACCTTGGCCTCACCGGCCGCCTTCACCGCGGCGAGGTCGACGACGCCGCTCATGGACATGTTCCTAGGCTGCATACGTACATCCTCCCCCCTTGGCGCACCGATCCGGAAAGCGATACGTGAACCGCGCCCATCCGTGACCCCCGCCGGTGTGCGAGGTGTACGGACAGACACGGTCCGAGGGCCCCTGAAAGACCCGGTTCGGCACCCGGTCCCCACCCGGCGCCTGTGGCTGTCGTTCGTCCGTGGCGCCACAACGGCCGGGCCGTTGTTCTTACGCTACGACCCGTAGCGTAACTGGCCGCCACCCCCGCTGCACAGGAGTGCCCGGTGATCTGTCTCACGGCGAACGGGGCCGGTCGGCACTAGCTACTGGCGGGTATGGTCGCGTCATGCTGAGCCACAGCCACCCCAAACCCGCACGAACGGGACGTCCGCGCAATGCCGCGGCCGATGAGGCGATCCTGGAGGCGACCAGAGCCTCGCTGGTCGACCTGGGCTGGTCGAAGCTGACGATGGGCGACGTGGCGACGCGGGCCGGGGTCGCCAAGACGACGCTCTACCGGCGCTGGGCGGGCAAGAACGAGCTGGTCGTGGACGCGGTCGCGGTCCTCTTCGACGAGCTGGAGCTGCCGGATCTGGGCAGCCTGTCCGCCGATGTGCAGGCGGTGGTGCTCCAGTTCGCCGCGCTGCTGGAGCGGCCGGAGACCCGGACCGCGCTGATGGCGGTGGTCGCGGAGTCGACCCGGGACGAGGCGCTGCGGAGCCGGATCCGCGACTCGATCGTGGACCGGCAGAAGCGGCTGGTGCTCCAGGGCCGCCAACGGGCTCAGGACCGGGGCGAGTTGCCGGTGGAGCAGGACGAGGTCACGGCGGCGCTGACGGCGGATCTGATCTTCGACGTGATCGCCGGCGCGGTGGTGCACCGGGCGCTGGTGAGCGCCGAGCCCGTCGATGCCGACTGGGCCCGGCGCTTCACCCTGCTGCTCCTGACGGGGCTGGGCGCCGCCGCCGCCGGATAGCGCCGCGGGCTACTTCTGCCAGGCGCAGCTGCCCAGCGTGGCCTTGTCCGCGGAGACCAGACGGTCCGCCCGCTTCGGCGTCATCAGCTTGGTGCGGTCGTTGTGGCAGACGACGGTGCGGTCGCCCTGTCCGGCCAGGTCCACCAGGATCTGGTCCCAGTGGCGGTACTGGACGTCATGGCCGGAGTCGGCGTACGTACGGACCACCGGGGTGACCGGCAGCGCCTTGCGCCAGGTGGCGAGGCTGGCCGGCGGGACGGTGGTGTCCTTGTCGCCGCCGTACAGGTAGACGGGTGCCTTCAGCTTCGACAGGTCGGGGCCGGGGCGCTCGCAGTAGAGCTTCTGCTCGTGCACCTGCGGGGCCGGATCGGACTTCTGGCCGCGCTGGTTGTACGTGCGGGCGCCCTCCTCGTACGCGGTGTCGGC
Protein-coding regions in this window:
- a CDS encoding acetate kinase — protein: MTIPNTEDATPAAGRVLVLNSGSSSLKYQLLDMRDQSRLASGLVERIGEETSRLVHTPLAGGGGESRERTGPIPDHDAALRAAAEELAADGLGLDSPELAAIGHRVVHGGLRFTEPTVITDEVLTEIERLVPVAPLHNPANITGIRTARALRPDLPQVAVFDTAFHTTMPEYAARYAIDVETADAHRIRRYGFHGTSHAYVSRKTAALLGHAPEDVNVIVLHLGNGASASAVAGGRCVETSMGLTPLEGLVMGTRSGDIDPAVTFHLKRVAGMSADEIDVLLNKKSGLVGLCGDNDMREIRRRIDEGDARAALAFDIYVHRLKKYIGAYSAVLGRVDAVVFTAGVGENSAPVREAAIAGLEELGLVVDADLNAVRSSSPRLISPDYARVAVAVVPTDEELEIAGQTFALVDN
- the pta gene encoding phosphate acetyltransferase, encoding MTRSVYVTGIDRGDGRQVVDLGVMELLTRQVDRVGVFRPLVHDDPDRLFELLRARYRLSQDPGTVYGLDYHEASAIQAEQGTDELVSRLVDRFHRVAQKYEVVLVLGTDFAATQLPDELALNARLANEFGASVIAVVGGQDQNAESVRAETRNAYRAYAGLGCDVVAMVVNRVASADREVIADRLGATLPVPCSVLPDDPALSAPTVAQITATLDGTVLLGDDAGLARDALDFVFGGAMLPNLLNALTPGCLVVTPGDRSDLVVGSLAAHSAGTPPIAGLLLTLNERPGEEILKLAARLAPGTPVVAVADGSFPTAQKLFALEGKLNAATPRKAETALGLFERHVDTGALLDRISVARSGRVTPMMFEHELLEQARAHRRRVVLPEGTEERVLRAADVLLRRDVCDLTLLGDPDVIRKKAADLGIDLAGTQLVDPQTSELRQAFAERYAQLRAHRGVTVELAYDVVSDVNYFGTLMVQEGLADGMVSGAAHSTAATIRPAFEIIKTKQGGTSQGEASGGASIVSSVFFMCLADKVLVYGDCAVNPDPDAEQLADIAVQSAVTAARFGVEPRIAMLSYSTGTSGTGADVDKVREATDRVRASRPDLMIEGPIQYDAAVEPSVAATKLPGSEVAGQATVLIFPDLNTGNNTYKAVQRSAGAVAVGPVLQGLRKPVNDLSRGALVQDIVNTVAITAIQAQGEERPA
- a CDS encoding tetratricopeptide repeat protein, with protein sequence MQPRNMSMSGVVDLAAVKAAGEAKVKAEQARAESARQGGPAAVPASSLVFDVDEAGFENDVLQRSAEVPVVIDFWAEWCEPCKQLGPLLERLAQEYNGRFVLAKVDVDANQMLMQQFGIQGIPAVFAVVAGQALPLFQGAAPESQIRQTLDQLIQVGEERFGLTGIVVDQDAAAPDAAAQEPAPVPVGPYDALLEAAAQALDANDFAGAVQAYKNVLSDEPANSEAKLGLAQAELLARVQKTDPQQVRKDAAENPADVPAQLAAADLDLVGGHVEDAFGRLVETVRRTFGDDRDRVRVRLLELFEVIGPDDPRVGAARTALARVLF
- a CDS encoding TetR/AcrR family transcriptional regulator, which translates into the protein MLSHSHPKPARTGRPRNAAADEAILEATRASLVDLGWSKLTMGDVATRAGVAKTTLYRRWAGKNELVVDAVAVLFDELELPDLGSLSADVQAVVLQFAALLERPETRTALMAVVAESTRDEALRSRIRDSIVDRQKRLVLQGRQRAQDRGELPVEQDEVTAALTADLIFDVIAGAVVHRALVSAEPVDADWARRFTLLLLTGLGAAAAG
- a CDS encoding DUF6230 family protein, coding for MSSQVRGGTRWKRFAVVMVPSVIATAAVGVGLAQGALAASFSVSGQDFKVTADELHGYDFVQYGNVAAERGSDPKLPGGGHAVAVSGFSKATITNMCQSVATPNLPFGLGTVTMRLEAGGKGHDPVYAEGLYLDVSQLDADAKFKNIDIGVAAGSLPRTDKGTGIQPGTQANPNGFSQRAEEAVLTGVKQKAWATTAGTFNLSGLKLRLHKGTDTECYH
- a CDS encoding DUF6114 domain-containing protein is translated as MSPESQGQNEHYLSVFRRTFRTWRGNRPFWAGLFTMLGGVPIAYFPYANMHLGNVTLAMSTTAGAGSLIIGVLLITLGLTMWFHSIVRVFAGVAAILLALISIPVANIGGFLIGFLFALLGGALSLSWAPGEPGTDEAAPAAGVPAEAAPEGLSFTKDEQTAEHSGGELYGSAVPQQEQAKYDTTVEVDGGSHRAG
- the pyk gene encoding pyruvate kinase gives rise to the protein MRRSKIVCTLGPAVDSHEQLVALIEAGMSVARFNFSHGSHAEHQGRYDRVRKAAAETGRAVGVLADLQGPKIRLAKFAEGPVELVRGDEFVITAEDVPGDKSICGTTYKGLPGDVAKGDPILINDGNVELKVVSVDGPRVRTIVIEGGVISDHKGINLPGAAVNVPALSEKDIDDLRFALKMGCDLVALSFVRDAGDVKDVHKIMDEEGRRVPVIAKVEKPQAVENMEGVVAAFDGVMVARGDLAVEYPLEKVPMVQKRLVELCRRNAKPVIVATQMMESMITNSRPTRAEASDVANAILDGADAVMLSAESSVGAYPIETVKTMSKIVVAAEEELLSKGLQPLVPGKKPRTQGGSVARAACEIADFLNGAALVAFTQSGDTARRLSRYRAAQPILAFTTDESTRNQLALSWGVEAHVVPHVDNTDAMVELVDAELLKLNRYNAGDTMVITAGSPPGVPGTTNMVRVHHVGGQGRD